The Zymobacter palmae DNA window CGGCGCTGGACCCCAAACTACAAGCGTGAGCTGATCGACGGCCGTGTGCGAATGACACAGGATATCGTATGGCTGTGCGAGCAATTGATTGAATTGCCTCATGTTGTCATCTCTGGTTCCGCAATGGGGTTCTATGGCGATCAGGGCGCGGCGGCGGTCACTGAGGCTACGGCGCCGCACGATGATTTTGCCCATCGGCTGTGTCAGGCATGGGAGCTTGCCGCTTCGCCACTGGCAGAAAGCGGCGCACGCCTGATCACGCTGCGTCTTGGGCTGGTGTTAGGGCGCAGCGGAGGCATGTTGAAGTCGATGCTGCCCGCCTTTCGTTGCGGGATGGGTGGGTGGATCGGTCGAGGCCGCGCCATGATGCCGTGGGTGCTGTTAGATGATGTGGTGCGCGCGATCATCTATATGCTGACCGAGCCGTCACTGTCCGGCCCCGTCAACATGAGCGCCCCTGTACCCGTCAGCCAGCGTGATTTCATGAAGGCTGTGGGGCATGCCTTGAATCGTCCCGTGTGGGTCAGAGTGCCGACATTGGCGGTATGGCTGGCGCTGGGAGAACGGGCATCGCTGCTGACCGCCAGCGTGAACATGCGGCCTACCAAGCTGCTTAGCAGCGGTTTTGCCTTTACGGCTCCACAGCTGCCTGCGGCGTTGGCTAAGGCACTGCACGATACATGAGCCTGTCGACAGGGCAGAAGCATCATAGCCCTGCGGTCGACGCTAGCGTTGGGGGCCGCGGGCCATATCGGCATGTGCTTTGATGCTGCTCGTGGTAGGAGAGACGTATGGCGGGTGACAGACGAGGCCGGCGTGAGGAAGAATGGTGGTTCTGCGGCCGTACGCCTTGCTGGTTTTGGACACCGTAGGTCCTGTTGGCCTGCCTGCGGCGCATGCCTTGGTGCTGCTTCGGTAGGGTAGCTGTATTGGTGAGGGCTTTGGTTAGATGAGGGTGAGGGGATGAGCGGTGTATTGCTTACTCTAGAAATGGTTGCCCTTACGGTGATACATGCAGCGGTACACACCCTGTCGATACCCGTCTCGGTAGCGCATGGAGGTGTTGACAATGATTGTAAAGGCGTGGGGTAAGATAGCGTCAGAGAAAGGGCTTTTGTAGCTGTTATGCTGCTATCGTCGGGCAATGGCAGTGTTCTGAGATGAAGAAGCGATGATGTTATGCCCGATGATGACAGCGCCCATACGGGAGAACCGTATGGGCGCTGTTGCGTATAGGCGTACTGCCCTTTGGCGATCAGCTGTTGGGATCAACCGTGACGATGACGCGTACGGCATCCAGGCGCAGGCGGGAGTCGTTGATGGCGACTTCCAGTTGGTCACGCTCCTGCTGCAGGGCGTCAATCTCATCCTGGCGGATGCCCGGCGTGCGTGCGGCCAGTGCCTTGAGGCGTGCCAGTTCCTGATCCAGCGTATCGCACATACCCTGATGCGCGGCTTTCACCAGTGCTGGCAGCTCGCGATCGGCTTCGCCTTCGGCCTTGTCCAGCATCTCACGCAGCTGCGGCAGGCACTGCTTGATGATATCGCGGGCCATCGCACGCTTAACACGCTGCAGGTGCTTGGCTAGACCGCCAAACGAGACGTTCTTCGTCAGCACCTGACCGCCTTGATCCAGCAAAACGCGGATAGGTGTCGGTGGCAGGAAGCGGCCTGCATGCAGTGCCTTGGGCGCGGGCGTCTGCGTGACGAACATCACTTCGGTCATCAGGCGGCCCGCCGGAATCGCGGGGTGCTTGAGCAGGGCCAGTGACGTATTGCCGTGCGGGCTGTCGATTGCGCGTGACAGCAGTTCCTGCACCAGCGGGTGTTCCCACGACAAGCGTTCTACGTCATCACGCTCTAGCGCAACGCTGCGCGAGAACGTCGCCGAGAAGCCTTCTTCACCCTTGACCAGTCCAGGCAGACCGTCCAGCAGTTGGCCCGTTGGTGCAATGTGGTACAGCTCGCCACCGAGGTCCTTGATGTCGAACCCGAACACTTCGCTGGCCTGTTCCAGATAGCGTGACAGCTTCTCTTGATCGTCCAGCTCAGTAATTAGATCGGCCATGGCCTGCGGCTGACCAGCCGTGCGGTGCGCGAGCAGGCGATAGCGGCCGGCTTGGCGTTTCTGGCGGCGTTCTTCTAGTGCGTCGCGGGTATCTGCGATGACGGCATCTAGCTCGTCGGCATCCAGCAGCGCGGCATCCAGCGATTCATTAAAGGCGTCGTAGAGTTCGCTGCCCAGCCCGGTCGGTTCACCAAAGCTCATCACGCCTTCGGCATACCAGCGGGCAACCGCTTCCATCGGTGTGCCTTCAAGTGTGAGCAAATGAATGTCGATCGGGTGCTGTTGACCGATACGGTCGAGGCGGCCGATGCGCTGTTCGAGCTGATCCGGATGAGTCGGCACATCGAACATGATCAGGTGGTGGCAGTTTTGGAAGTTGCGACCTTCCGCACCGACTTCGGCACAGATCAGTAACGGGCAATTGGATTCGCCGTCGACGAAGGCGGCCGCGGCACGGTCACGTTCGATCAGCGACATGTGCTCGTGGAAGACGGGCACATGCAGGCCCGCGATGACGCGCAGCCCTTCTGCCAGCGAGCGCACCGTAGCGCTTGAATGGCAGATAACCAGCGCCTGTTCGCCCGGGTGTTCTTCTACCCAGTCGATGATGGCCTGTACGCGGGGGTCAATCTTCCACCACGGATCAGCATCTTCGGTCGTCAACGCCATATAGGTGTCTTCGGGATAGAGCAGTAGGTCGGGGTAGGCCAACTCGTGCTCAATCATCAGCGTATCGAGGTAGTCCTCATTGCGCTGGAGGCGGCGTACGACACGCTGATAGGGCAGTGGTGCTTCCAGTCGCTGGGTATGCAGGCGGCGTTCTGGGAAGCCTGCGATGTCGCGGCGGCTGTGGTGGAACATCACACGGCCGAGACCGTGACGGTCCAGCAGCGCGCTGCGCAGACGCGCGAAGGCCAGTTGTTGAGCATCCTCGTCACCGTCGGCACGTAGTGCCTGCCATGCCTGCTGAGCGTCCTCGTCATCGGCAATGAAGGCCAGCAGTTGGGCTTCCCGTTCGGCCGAGAGCGGGGTGCGCTGTTCGTGCAGGGCGACGAGACCATCCATGATGTTGGCCAGCGGCGCATGACGTTCTTCTTCCTGCTTGAACGTCTCTAGATCGTGATAACGCTCGGGGTCGAGCAGTTGCAGCAGGGCGAAGTGGCGTTCTGCTCCGAGCTGTTCCGGTGTGGCGGTCAGCAGCAGTACGCTGGGAATCTGAGCGGTCAGCGTTGAGACGAAGGGATAGCCGCTATCGGCGTCTTCTTCATTGAGGTGATGAGCCTCGTCGACGATCAGCATATCCCACTGGCAGGCTTCTGCCTGCTGCTGGCGGCGCGGATTGGCGAACAGCCACTGAGCACTGGCCAGTACCAGCTGAGCCGTGTCGAATGGGTTTTCATCGGGGTACTGCTGGCTCTGCTTTTCATCAAGCAGGCGCGCTTCCAGCCCGAAGCGACGCAGCAGCTCGACCAGCCACTGGTGAGTCAGGCTTTCCGGAACCAGAATCAGGGTGCGGCCAACGCGGCCTGTGACCATCATACGGTGCAGGATGAGGCCTGCTTCGATGGTCTTGCCTAGTCCCACTTCATCGGCCAGCAGGACGCGCGGGCGGTGGCGATTGGCCACGTCGAGTGCAATGCCGGTTTGGTGCGGGATCAGGTCGACCTTCGGCCCTGAGAAGCCGTAGCCGGGGTGGCGCTGCAGACGCGCGTGGTGATTGAGGCTGCGGTAACGCAGGTTGAACGCGTCGTTGCGATCGACCTGACCTGTCAGCAGCTTGTCGCGGGCCTGATGGAAGGCCATGCGATCGTTGAGGCAGGATTCGGGGAGTTCGGTCAGCGTACCGTCCTGTCTGGCGCAGATATACGTGACCAACCCGTTGGCATCTTCCTTGATGTCTTCGACGCGAAGGGTTTCACCGTCGGCGGATTCCACCTGATCACCGCTGCCGAAGACCACGCGGGTTAGCGGGGCTTGGCGGGTGCTGTAGGTGCGCGTCTCTTCGCTAGCGGCAAAGTAGACTCTGACGGTGCGGGCATCACAGAAAAGGATGGTGCCCAGCCCAAGATTCGCTTCGCCATCGCTGATCCAGCGCTGGCCTGGTGTGAAGTCGCTCATAGTTCAGAGAAGTGCCCGTAAAGATTCATGGTGCCCGGTTTATAGGGGCGCATATTCTAGCGGCTCGCCCTGCCAGCGGATAGTGCGTTGTAGTCGATAATGCACTTCATGTCGCACCCCACATTCGGAGGGGATCTGGCAGCACCCCGCGTGCTGTCTGGGCATGGCCGTCATAGGGCCTACTGCAATTTCAATACACAGCGTTAAATAAAATCACGGGCAAGGGGAGTGGTAAGGCATGACCGTTGCTCAGACAATGCCAGACCACGTGGGTGCGAAGACGGTATGAAGACTTCGTGTAACGCGGTACCGCGCACTTCGCGTTTGCTGTGTATCCTGTATTCTGAATCTAGCTGCACGCCCAGATGAACGTGACGCAGGCCGTCACTCTTTTCTTTCCGCCACAGCAGACCACGCGCATGCCTTCATCCTTGCATTCCACGTCTTCTCCTACTCCCGAATCGTTGTCATCGCTGCAGCGGCTGGCCGCACAGGATCAGCACCACGCTGGGCGCTCGGGGTTCAGGCTGTTCGCCCACGGCGGGGAAGCATTCGCGCTGCGTGCGGTGACGGCGGATCAGGCCCGCAGTACGCTGGATATCCAGACCTACATTCTGGAAGACGGTCACAGTACGCGGCGATTGATCACGCGCATCATCGACGCGGCCGAGCGCGGCGTGACCGTGCGACTATTGGTCGACGACCTTAGCGTAGGGGGATTGCAGAAGCGCTTGGCCATGCTGGATGCGCATCCGCGCGTCAGTGTGAGGATATTCAATCCGGTACGCCACTGGCGCCGTGTCGCACCACTGCGCTGGCTCACTTTTGCGCTGCAGGCGCGCCGTCTGCATCGGCGGATGCACAATAAATTATGGCTGGCCGACGATGCGATTGGGATTGTCGGCGGGCGTAACCTCAGTGATGACTACTTCAACGTCAATCCGGCGCACGATTTTTTGGACATTGATGTGGCGGCTGTCGGCGGTCCTGCCGTTGCGCAGATGAAACGCTCGTTCGAGGCCTACTGGCAGCACGAACTGGCCGTGCCGCTGACCACCTTCATCACGGCGCCGGAAGGAGACTGGCGCGAGATGTATGCGCTCTGTCACCGCTCGACCAAGGGGACACGCTATACCCAATCGCTGGATACGCTGTGCGCTCGGTCGCTCGATAGTCTGTTGAGCCCGCTAACGTGGGCGACCTCTTCGGTGGTGTGGGAGTCTCCCGATGCTGCCGGTGCCGCGGGCCTGCCGCCTATCGGGATGCGTATGAGCCATGCCGTAGGGCAGGCGCTTTCCTCGGTGCAGCATCGCCTGCTGGTCATTTCCGGCTATTTCGTGCCAGAGCAGCTTGATACCATCGACATTTTTGGGCTGGCTCATCGAGGGGTGCAGATATCCGTATTGACCAATGCGCTGGAGGCGTCGGATGTGCCTATCGTGCACGGTGGCTATGCGCCACATCGCAAGGCGCTGTTGGAAGCGGGGGTGAAGTTGTATGAGGTACGCCGCAAGCAGCGCGTAAAGCGCGAACGATTGCATCGCCGACGCCATGCCCACAGTCGTCCACGGCTGTCGCCTTCTCAGTCCTATAGCCTGCACGCTAAAGCAATGGCGCTGGACAGCGATCGTCTGATCGTTGGGTCGTTCAACATTGATCCTCGTTCCGTGTGGTGGAACTGCGAAATCGCGGCCATCATCGACAGCCCTGCGCTTAACCGACAGCTCACCCTGATCGGCGAATGGGGCAAGCAGCCACGCTATAGCTTCCGTGTTCGGCTGCATGAAGGGGCGCTGCAATGGCGCACCCTTGATGACCGCGGTCATTCACAGGTGCTGACGCGTGAGCCAGGCTCGCCGTGGCGACGCTTTCAGGCGTGGTGCTGTGCCAAGCTCGGACTGGCGCGGTACCTGTAGCTAGATATCAGATACATGTTGGTTAATGGCTGAGCTTGAAGGGCGAGCGCTGGCACAGGGCCTCGATATAGTCTGCTGGCAGTTCGCTCGGTGCGCAGTGAATGACCGCCTCATTGCCTGCGCCGCGGTTCTCCATTGCTTTGATCTGTGAATACTCGTCCAGAACAAACATAGGGTAGATCGGGCCTGCATCGCGCAGGGTGCGCATTTCATCCAGATGCTGATTCTGGAAGCAGACTGTCTTTTGCGGCGCATCGGCAATCCAGCGTGGAAAGAACGCTGTACCGTGAGTCAGCCCATCCCTTAGGTTGAAGACTAAACAGACCGCGGTGCCGGTCGGTTCTTCCCACGTCACCTTGAAGATATCCTCGGCGATGCAGGCGATATGAGCAGGCTGACTTTTCACCCAGTGCCCCCCAACGTCGCCGCTGTGAATCCGGTAGTCGACACGGTCTGCCTGCTTGATGTACATCTCGTAGCACCAACCATTCTCGTAGGTGTACAGAATATGCTGGCCAACAAAGTGTGCTATTAGAGACGCGTAATGATCATGCATGATGGGTGTCCTTTCATGAGGGGTTTATTTTCAGCGTAGTCTGCCTCTTCATGAAGAAGACCTGTCCGATAGGCAGGAGTGTTCGTGGGCGAGCGGCGGCTCGATAGCCGCAGTTGATAAAGACAAGTGGTAACAGCCGTTGATAGCAACAGTTGATAACAACAGGAGTAGTGATATGCCGCAGTGCCTTCGGACGGTTGCCACCGCCCTTTGCGTCGGTGTCATCAGTAGTGTCTTTTCGCTGGCTGCACAGGGAGCCACCATGCTGGAACATTGGCCAAGCGCTCAGGCCCGTCAGATTGATGCCATGATTGATGCCAATCGTGGTCGTGAAGGGGCCTATGCCGTCTTCGATATGGACAACACTAGCTACCGTTACGATGCGACCGAAGCGCTGCTGGCGTGGATGGAGTACAAGGGGGTGCTGACCCGCGAGCGTCTTGACCCCTCGTTGAAGCTGATTCCTTTTCGCGATGAGCAGGGCGTGCATGAAAGCCTGTACAGCTACTACAACCGCCTGTGCAGCGAAGTTGATGACCTTGTGTGCTACCCGTGGATCGCACAGGCCTTTTCAGGCTTCACCTTGCGCGAACTGAAACAGAACGTCGATGACATGATGGCCGATGGACGACCGATTCCGGTCAGCTACTGGTCGGGCCATACGCAGAAGCAAAGCACTGTGAAC harbors:
- a CDS encoding TIGR01777 family oxidoreductase is translated as MNILLTGATGFIGRALCRRLRLDGHSLTVISRRPEQVTALLGAEVAAFKDVRALWQQHPDAAFDAIINLAGAPIAARRWTPNYKRELIDGRVRMTQDIVWLCEQLIELPHVVISGSAMGFYGDQGAAAVTEATAPHDDFAHRLCQAWELAASPLAESGARLITLRLGLVLGRSGGMLKSMLPAFRCGMGGWIGRGRAMMPWVLLDDVVRAIIYMLTEPSLSGPVNMSAPVPVSQRDFMKAVGHALNRPVWVRVPTLAVWLALGERASLLTASVNMRPTKLLSSGFAFTAPQLPAALAKALHDT
- a CDS encoding phospholipase D-like domain-containing protein; its protein translation is MNVTQAVTLFFPPQQTTRMPSSLHSTSSPTPESLSSLQRLAAQDQHHAGRSGFRLFAHGGEAFALRAVTADQARSTLDIQTYILEDGHSTRRLITRIIDAAERGVTVRLLVDDLSVGGLQKRLAMLDAHPRVSVRIFNPVRHWRRVAPLRWLTFALQARRLHRRMHNKLWLADDAIGIVGGRNLSDDYFNVNPAHDFLDIDVAAVGGPAVAQMKRSFEAYWQHELAVPLTTFITAPEGDWREMYALCHRSTKGTRYTQSLDTLCARSLDSLLSPLTWATSSVVWESPDAAGAAGLPPIGMRMSHAVGQALSSVQHRLLVISGYFVPEQLDTIDIFGLAHRGVQISVLTNALEASDVPIVHGGYAPHRKALLEAGVKLYEVRRKQRVKRERLHRRRHAHSRPRLSPSQSYSLHAKAMALDSDRLIVGSFNIDPRSVWWNCEIAAIIDSPALNRQLTLIGEWGKQPRYSFRVRLHEGALQWRTLDDRGHSQVLTREPGSPWRRFQAWCCAKLGLARYL
- the rapA gene encoding RNA polymerase-associated protein RapA — protein: MSDFTPGQRWISDGEANLGLGTILFCDARTVRVYFAASEETRTYSTRQAPLTRVVFGSGDQVESADGETLRVEDIKEDANGLVTYICARQDGTLTELPESCLNDRMAFHQARDKLLTGQVDRNDAFNLRYRSLNHHARLQRHPGYGFSGPKVDLIPHQTGIALDVANRHRPRVLLADEVGLGKTIEAGLILHRMMVTGRVGRTLILVPESLTHQWLVELLRRFGLEARLLDEKQSQQYPDENPFDTAQLVLASAQWLFANPRRQQQAEACQWDMLIVDEAHHLNEEDADSGYPFVSTLTAQIPSVLLLTATPEQLGAERHFALLQLLDPERYHDLETFKQEEERHAPLANIMDGLVALHEQRTPLSAEREAQLLAFIADDEDAQQAWQALRADGDEDAQQLAFARLRSALLDRHGLGRVMFHHSRRDIAGFPERRLHTQRLEAPLPYQRVVRRLQRNEDYLDTLMIEHELAYPDLLLYPEDTYMALTTEDADPWWKIDPRVQAIIDWVEEHPGEQALVICHSSATVRSLAEGLRVIAGLHVPVFHEHMSLIERDRAAAAFVDGESNCPLLICAEVGAEGRNFQNCHHLIMFDVPTHPDQLEQRIGRLDRIGQQHPIDIHLLTLEGTPMEAVARWYAEGVMSFGEPTGLGSELYDAFNESLDAALLDADELDAVIADTRDALEERRQKRQAGRYRLLAHRTAGQPQAMADLITELDDQEKLSRYLEQASEVFGFDIKDLGGELYHIAPTGQLLDGLPGLVKGEEGFSATFSRSVALERDDVERLSWEHPLVQELLSRAIDSPHGNTSLALLKHPAIPAGRLMTEVMFVTQTPAPKALHAGRFLPPTPIRVLLDQGGQVLTKNVSFGGLAKHLQRVKRAMARDIIKQCLPQLREMLDKAEGEADRELPALVKAAHQGMCDTLDQELARLKALAARTPGIRQDEIDALQQERDQLEVAINDSRLRLDAVRVIVTVDPNS
- a CDS encoding phenolic acid decarboxylase, giving the protein MHDHYASLIAHFVGQHILYTYENGWCYEMYIKQADRVDYRIHSGDVGGHWVKSQPAHIACIAEDIFKVTWEEPTGTAVCLVFNLRDGLTHGTAFFPRWIADAPQKTVCFQNQHLDEMRTLRDAGPIYPMFVLDEYSQIKAMENRGAGNEAVIHCAPSELPADYIEALCQRSPFKLSH